A DNA window from Bradyrhizobium barranii subsp. barranii contains the following coding sequences:
- a CDS encoding DUF3306 domain-containing protein — protein MSETNVFVRWARLKQASRSQNAELAPADQERAAEPSVANDGNDQPFDLASLPSIESISAHTDIAAFLQTGVPAELTRLALRRAWATDPAIRDFIGIAENQWDFNDPNAIPGFGPLDPADNVADLVARMSKGLEQVGDALADVPPPTELIPQGRPDAEQPSLEPTTWAAQSLPDDATARPDQDRNESMQSVSPAAGEPPSQRARRHGSALPR, from the coding sequence ATGTCAGAGACTAACGTCTTCGTTCGCTGGGCGCGGCTCAAGCAAGCCTCGAGAAGCCAAAACGCTGAACTTGCTCCGGCCGACCAAGAGCGAGCTGCCGAGCCGTCCGTAGCGAATGACGGGAACGACCAGCCTTTCGATCTCGCCAGTCTACCGTCGATCGAATCTATCAGCGCTCACACCGACATTGCGGCGTTCCTGCAGACGGGCGTTCCGGCCGAACTGACGCGCCTGGCATTGCGCCGTGCCTGGGCAACCGATCCTGCGATCCGCGACTTCATCGGGATCGCGGAGAACCAGTGGGATTTCAACGATCCCAACGCAATTCCAGGATTTGGCCCGCTCGATCCGGCGGACAACGTCGCCGATCTCGTCGCGCGGATGTCGAAGGGGCTCGAGCAGGTGGGTGACGCGCTTGCGGACGTGCCGCCGCCAACCGAGCTCATTCCGCAAGGGCGGCCCGATGCCGAACAGCCCAGTCTCGAACCGACGACATGGGCAGCTCAATCGCTGCCCGATGATGCCACGGCACGACCGGACCAGGACCGGAATGAGAGCATGCAGTCCGTCAGTCCTGCTGCCGGAGAGCCGCCCTCCCAGCGAGCACGACGTCATGGCAGCGCATTGCCCCGCTAG
- a CDS encoding DUF3305 domain-containing protein gives MISTSLARIAVGVAIERRKAKSAWADFLWRPVSVFAGEPSAKPWTPIGGEGEVTLFYAGDAVIELHRTETTNYRENLASGSPTLWVNLRPTGSEPPYELLAVTADPAEGEAFTDAGSNLVEAVPMPPGISEIVGRFVAEHHVERPFVKRQRNR, from the coding sequence TTGATATCGACGAGTCTTGCACGCATTGCTGTCGGTGTCGCAATCGAACGGCGCAAGGCGAAGAGTGCGTGGGCCGATTTTCTGTGGCGGCCCGTCTCGGTGTTCGCGGGAGAGCCGTCCGCGAAGCCATGGACTCCGATTGGAGGCGAAGGCGAGGTCACGTTGTTCTATGCAGGTGATGCCGTGATCGAGCTGCACCGGACCGAAACCACCAACTATCGCGAAAATCTCGCGTCAGGCTCGCCGACGCTCTGGGTCAATTTGCGTCCGACCGGGTCCGAGCCGCCCTACGAGCTGCTCGCGGTCACCGCCGATCCGGCGGAGGGCGAGGCGTTTACCGATGCAGGCAGCAATCTGGTCGAAGCCGTGCCGATGCCACCAGGCATCTCCGAGATCGTCGGCCGTTTCGTCGCCGAGCATCATGTCGAACGACCATTCGTCAAACGGCAGCGCAATCGTTAG
- a CDS encoding IS3-like element ISRj2 family transposase (programmed frameshift): MTKKSRRTHSPAFKAKVALAAVKGDKTLAELAQLFDVHPNQITIWKNQLLEGAAGVFGHDKTSAETPVDLKALHAKIGELALENGFFVRRAHQGGPAERKAMIDRDHDLSIVRQAKVLKLARSTVYYEPRPVSAEDLALMRRLDELHLDYPFAGARMLRSLLRREGVYAGRRHIATLMKRMGIEAVYRRPNTSKPAPGHKIYPYLLRGLKIERPDHAWAMDITYIPMRRGFVYLAAVVDVFSRRVLAHRVSITMEAAFCVEAVQEALAKHGRPEIFNTDQGSQFTSLEFTDVLLDAKIAISMDGKGAWRDNVFVERLWRTVKYEEVYLRAYDSVSEARASIAKYLAFYNQGRPHSSLDGRTPDEAYFGTQAMVMAA, from the exons ATGACGAAGAAGAGCCGCCGGACGCATTCTCCGGCATTCAAGGCGAAGGTTGCTTTGGCTGCGGTCAAAGGCGACAAGACACTGGCGGAGCTGGCGCAACTGTTTGATGTTCATCCGAACCAGATCACGATCTGGAAAAACCAGCTCCTGGAAGGCGCCGCCGGCGTGTTTGGGCATGACAAGACATCGGCCGAGACGCCGGTCGATTTGAAGGCGTTACATGCCAAGATCGGCGAGCTGGCGTTGGAAAACG GATTTTTTGTCCGGCGCGCTCACCAAGGCGGGCCTGCTGAGCGCAAAGCGATGATCGACCGCGATCATGATCTTTCTATCGTGCGCCAGGCGAAGGTCCTGAAGCTGGCTCGCAGCACGGTCTACTATGAACCTCGGCCAGTTTCGGCCGAGGACCTTGCCTTGATGCGTCGGCTCGATGAGCTGCATCTCGATTATCCCTTCGCGGGAGCGCGTATGCTGCGATCGTTGCTGCGGCGGGAGGGCGTATACGCCGGTCGCCGCCACATCGCGACGCTGATGAAGCGCATGGGGATCGAGGCGGTCTATCGTCGCCCGAACACGAGCAAGCCGGCTCCGGGTCACAAGATCTACCCGTACCTGTTGCGCGGATTGAAGATCGAGCGGCCCGACCATGCGTGGGCAATGGACATCACCTACATTCCGATGCGGCGTGGCTTCGTCTATCTCGCGGCGGTCGTCGATGTGTTCAGCCGACGGGTCCTGGCCCATCGCGTCTCGATCACAATGGAGGCGGCCTTCTGCGTCGAAGCGGTCCAGGAGGCGTTGGCGAAGCACGGCAGGCCCGAGATTTTCAACACGGATCAGGGCAGCCAGTTCACCAGCCTCGAGTTCACCGATGTGCTGCTGGACGCGAAGATCGCCATCAGCATGGACGGCAAGGGCGCCTGGCGCGACAACGTGTTTGTCGAGCGGCTCTGGCGCACGGTCAAATACGAAGAAGTTTATCTCCGCGCCTACGACAGCGTGTCCGAGGCGCGAGCGTCAATTGCCAAGTATCTGGCCTTCTACAATCAGGGACGCCCTCACTCGAGCCTTGACGGGCGCACGCCCGACGAGGCTTACTTCGGCACGCAAGCTATGGTGATGGCCGCATGA
- a CDS encoding formate dehydrogenase subunit gamma, with amino-acid sequence MTAFARIRFVALLLMLFGLTTAPVLAQKLGPDGAPNPTASVANQKTLLEQVPRIQGRIDIPDVKASVLMQPAGRTWDYFHEVLLHWGGAVVIVGMLAVLALAYLIMGRLRIEAGRSGQTIVRFKAFERFAHWLTAVSFVLLGLTGLNVTFGKILLRPLVGPELFSDISQVAKYVHNFTSFAFVAGLVLITVLFFRDNLFKRVDIDWVKQGGGFIKSKHAPAGRFNLGEKMVYWLSVAAGLLVSASGFVLLFPFYGTNIADMQIAQVAHAVIAILFIALILGHIYIGTLGMEGAFEAMGTGEVDINWAREHHDRWLAEKLEAEGRQASATPAE; translated from the coding sequence ATGACGGCTTTCGCACGCATTCGCTTCGTAGCGCTGTTGTTGATGCTGTTCGGTCTCACGACAGCCCCGGTGCTCGCCCAGAAGCTCGGTCCCGACGGGGCGCCCAATCCGACCGCCAGTGTGGCCAATCAGAAGACGCTTCTCGAGCAAGTGCCGCGCATCCAGGGCCGGATCGACATTCCAGATGTCAAAGCCAGCGTGTTGATGCAGCCGGCGGGACGGACCTGGGATTATTTCCACGAGGTCCTGCTGCACTGGGGTGGGGCGGTGGTGATCGTCGGCATGCTTGCCGTGCTCGCGCTGGCCTATCTGATCATGGGCCGGCTTCGCATCGAGGCGGGGCGCTCCGGGCAGACGATCGTCCGCTTCAAGGCTTTCGAGCGGTTCGCGCATTGGCTGACAGCGGTCTCTTTCGTGCTGCTCGGATTGACCGGCCTGAATGTCACCTTCGGCAAGATCCTGCTGCGGCCGCTCGTCGGCCCGGAACTATTCTCGGACATCTCCCAGGTCGCGAAGTACGTGCACAATTTCACGAGCTTCGCCTTCGTGGCGGGCCTCGTTTTGATCACGGTGCTTTTCTTCCGGGACAATCTGTTCAAGCGAGTCGATATTGACTGGGTCAAGCAGGGTGGCGGCTTCATCAAGTCGAAGCATGCGCCTGCAGGCCGCTTCAATCTCGGTGAGAAAATGGTCTATTGGCTGTCGGTCGCAGCCGGCCTCCTGGTCTCCGCATCGGGATTCGTGCTGCTGTTTCCCTTCTACGGCACTAACATTGCCGACATGCAGATCGCCCAGGTCGCCCACGCCGTCATCGCGATCCTTTTCATCGCGCTGATCCTGGGACACATCTATATCGGCACGCTCGGCATGGAAGGCGCGTTCGAAGCCATGGGTACGGGCGAGGTCGATATCAATTGGGCGAGAGAGCATCACGACCGCTGGCTCGCCGAAAAGCTCGAAGCGGAAGGCCGGCAAGCCTCGGCCACGCCGGCTGAATAG
- the fdh3B gene encoding formate dehydrogenase FDH3 subunit beta, whose amino-acid sequence MARMKFLCDADRCIDCNACVTACKNENEVPWGINRRRVVTINDGKPGERSVSMACMHCTDAPCASVCPVKCIYPTEDGIVLHDKDLCIGCGYCFYACPFGAPQYPQVGNFGSRGKMDKCTYCAGGGGPEAPGSAEEYAKYGSNRFGEGKLPMCAEMCSTKSLLAGDGDIIAQIYEERVEKRGYGSGAWGWTTAYHEDVKS is encoded by the coding sequence ATGGCACGCATGAAATTCCTGTGCGATGCGGACCGTTGCATCGACTGCAATGCCTGTGTGACCGCCTGCAAGAACGAGAACGAAGTGCCTTGGGGCATCAATCGGCGGCGCGTCGTCACGATCAATGACGGCAAGCCCGGCGAGCGGTCGGTGTCGATGGCCTGCATGCACTGTACCGATGCGCCTTGCGCGTCGGTGTGTCCGGTCAAGTGCATCTATCCGACCGAAGACGGCATCGTCCTGCACGACAAGGATTTGTGCATCGGCTGCGGCTATTGCTTCTACGCCTGCCCGTTCGGAGCGCCGCAATATCCCCAGGTCGGGAACTTCGGCTCGCGCGGCAAGATGGACAAGTGCACCTATTGCGCGGGCGGCGGCGGACCGGAGGCGCCGGGCAGCGCCGAAGAATATGCGAAATACGGCTCGAACCGCTTCGGCGAAGGCAAGCTGCCGATGTGCGCCGAGATGTGCTCGACCAAGTCGCTACTCGCCGGCGATGGCGACATCATCGCCCAGATCTACGAGGAGCGCGTCGAGAAGCGCGGCTACGGCTCCGGAGCCTGGGGCTGGACAACCGCCTATCACGAGGACGTCAAGTCATAA
- a CDS encoding formate dehydrogenase subunit alpha, with translation MLIRKSDRRPERARLFDAAADAASAKLDRRTFLKRSGVTAGALAAVGELALHSVRKAEAGPPPPVGATVTTRKNVCTHCSVGCSVIAKVANGVWIGQEPDYDSPINRGSHCCKGAAVRDDVLNERRLRYPVKLVNGQWTRISWETAIDEIGDKLLDIRQKAGPDSVYWLGSAKFTNEAAYLNRKLAAFWGTNNSDHQARICHSTTVTGVANTWGYGAMTNSYNDIRNAKTILLMGGNPAEAHPVSLQHILEGKELNRANMIVVDPRMTRTAAHATEYVRVRPGTHIATIYGMLWHIFENGWEDKEFLAQRVYGLDEVRKQVAKWPPKEVERVTGLPEAQVKHVAELFAKQKPSTLIWAMGQTQFTTGTANVRASCLLLLATGNMGLPGAGANIFRGHTNVQGATDLGLDVTSLPLYYGLAEEAWRHWCRVWEVDYDWMKSRFPDKKLMETPGIPSTRWFDATLLPKNQISQPNPVQAMFIMGHGVNTITRMPEAVKGIEKLELLVVCDPYPTAWSVLSERKNGTYLLPACTSFEMEGSRTNSNRSLQWGEKIVDPVFESKNDYDTMYLFARKFGFADLMFKNIKVENGAVSAEDILREINRGGWSTGYCGQSPERLKAHMRNQHKFDLVTLRAPKDDPEVGGDYYGLPWPCWGTPEYRHPGTPILYNTNLPVKEGGGTFRARFGVERVVKRKVMENGQEVEREDHDNLLAEGSYSVGSEIKDGYPEFTLGVLKKLGWDKDLTAQEREVIERINPADPDKVSWSTDLSGGIQRVAIEHGCSPYGNAKARMIAWNLPDPVPVHREPIYTPRPDLVADYPTLPDAKQFRVPNIGFSVQKAAVDRAISKQFPLILSSGRLVEYEGGGEETRSNRWLAELKQHMYVEINPADAAERGIVDGGWVWVTGAENSSRARMKAQVTERVGKGVAWMPFHFAGWYEGADLRAKYPTGADPIVLGESNNSLTTYGYDPATGMQEPKATLCQIRAA, from the coding sequence GTGCTGATCAGGAAGTCCGATCGTCGTCCGGAGCGTGCCAGGCTTTTCGATGCGGCGGCCGACGCAGCATCGGCGAAACTGGACCGACGGACGTTCCTGAAGCGCTCTGGAGTCACGGCCGGTGCATTGGCCGCGGTGGGTGAGCTCGCGCTGCACAGCGTGCGCAAGGCCGAAGCCGGTCCGCCGCCACCTGTCGGCGCAACGGTCACGACCCGCAAGAACGTCTGCACGCACTGCTCGGTCGGTTGCTCGGTGATTGCCAAGGTCGCCAACGGCGTATGGATCGGGCAGGAGCCCGACTACGACAGTCCGATCAATCGCGGCTCGCATTGCTGCAAGGGTGCGGCAGTTCGCGACGACGTGTTGAACGAACGACGCCTGCGTTACCCCGTGAAGCTCGTCAACGGACAGTGGACGCGCATCTCCTGGGAGACGGCGATCGACGAGATCGGCGACAAGCTGCTGGATATCCGCCAGAAGGCGGGGCCCGACTCGGTCTATTGGCTTGGCTCCGCCAAGTTCACCAACGAGGCCGCTTATCTCAATCGCAAGCTTGCGGCGTTCTGGGGCACCAATAACTCCGATCATCAGGCGCGGATCTGCCACTCCACGACGGTCACCGGTGTAGCCAATACCTGGGGCTACGGCGCGATGACCAACAGCTACAACGACATCCGCAACGCCAAGACCATCCTGTTGATGGGCGGCAATCCCGCCGAGGCCCATCCGGTTTCCCTGCAGCACATTCTTGAAGGCAAGGAGCTCAACCGCGCCAACATGATCGTGGTCGATCCCCGGATGACGCGGACCGCTGCGCACGCGACCGAATACGTCCGGGTTCGCCCCGGCACGCATATCGCCACGATCTACGGCATGCTGTGGCACATTTTCGAGAATGGCTGGGAGGACAAGGAATTCCTCGCTCAGCGCGTCTATGGCCTGGATGAGGTTCGGAAGCAGGTTGCGAAGTGGCCGCCCAAGGAGGTCGAGCGCGTGACCGGCCTGCCGGAGGCGCAGGTCAAGCATGTCGCCGAACTGTTCGCCAAACAGAAGCCGTCCACGCTTATCTGGGCGATGGGGCAGACCCAGTTCACCACCGGCACCGCCAATGTCCGCGCCAGCTGCCTGTTGCTGCTCGCCACCGGCAACATGGGGCTGCCCGGCGCAGGCGCCAACATTTTCCGCGGCCACACCAACGTGCAGGGTGCAACCGATCTCGGTCTCGATGTCACGTCGCTGCCGCTGTACTACGGTCTTGCCGAGGAGGCCTGGCGGCATTGGTGCCGGGTATGGGAGGTCGACTACGACTGGATGAAGTCGCGCTTCCCCGACAAAAAGCTGATGGAAACGCCTGGCATTCCCAGCACGCGCTGGTTCGACGCAACCCTGCTCCCGAAGAATCAGATCAGCCAGCCCAATCCGGTGCAGGCCATGTTCATCATGGGCCATGGCGTCAACACCATCACGCGGATGCCGGAAGCGGTGAAGGGCATCGAGAAGCTGGAGTTGCTGGTGGTCTGCGATCCCTATCCGACCGCATGGTCGGTGCTGTCGGAGCGCAAGAACGGCACGTACCTCCTGCCGGCCTGCACGAGCTTCGAGATGGAAGGTTCGCGCACCAACTCCAACCGCTCCCTGCAATGGGGCGAAAAGATCGTCGATCCGGTCTTCGAATCGAAGAACGACTACGACACCATGTACCTGTTCGCCCGCAAGTTCGGATTTGCCGACCTGATGTTCAAGAACATCAAGGTCGAGAACGGCGCGGTCTCGGCGGAGGACATCCTGCGCGAGATCAACCGCGGCGGCTGGTCGACGGGCTATTGCGGCCAGTCGCCGGAGCGGCTCAAGGCCCACATGAGAAACCAGCACAAGTTCGACCTGGTGACGCTGCGGGCGCCGAAGGATGATCCGGAGGTTGGTGGAGATTATTACGGCCTGCCATGGCCGTGCTGGGGCACGCCCGAGTACAGGCATCCGGGCACGCCGATCCTCTACAATACCAACCTTCCGGTGAAGGAGGGCGGCGGCACCTTCCGCGCGCGGTTCGGAGTCGAGCGCGTCGTGAAGCGCAAGGTGATGGAGAACGGGCAGGAGGTGGAGCGGGAAGATCACGATAATCTTCTTGCCGAAGGCTCGTACTCCGTTGGTTCGGAGATCAAGGACGGTTATCCCGAGTTCACCCTTGGCGTGCTGAAGAAACTCGGCTGGGACAAGGACCTCACGGCGCAAGAACGCGAGGTGATCGAGCGCATCAATCCGGCCGATCCCGACAAGGTGTCATGGTCGACCGATCTGTCCGGCGGCATCCAGCGCGTCGCGATCGAACACGGGTGTTCGCCTTACGGAAACGCCAAGGCACGCATGATTGCGTGGAATCTTCCCGATCCGGTTCCGGTGCATCGCGAGCCGATCTACACGCCGCGTCCCGACCTCGTCGCCGACTATCCGACCTTGCCGGACGCGAAGCAATTCCGCGTGCCCAATATCGGCTTCTCCGTGCAGAAGGCCGCCGTCGATCGCGCAATCTCGAAGCAGTTCCCGCTGATCCTGAGCTCGGGCCGTCTGGTTGAATACGAAGGCGGTGGCGAGGAAACGCGGTCCAACAGATGGCTCGCCGAACTGAAGCAGCACATGTACGTCGAGATCAACCCGGCGGACGCAGCCGAGCGCGGCATCGTCGATGGCGGCTGGGTTTGGGTGACCGGTGCAGAGAACAGCTCGCGGGCCCGGATGAAGGCACAGGTGACTGAACGCGTCGGCAAGGGCGTTGCCTGGATGCCGTTCCATTTCGCCGGCTGGTACGAGGGAGCCGACCTTCGGGCGAAATATCCAACGGGAGCCGATCCCATCGTGCTCGGCGAGAGCAACAACTCGCTGACGACCTATGGCTATGATCCTGCCACCGGCATGCAGGAGCCGAAAGCCACGCTGTGTCAGATCAGGGCCGCATGA
- a CDS encoding TonB-dependent receptor, which produces MSAPATLGARQAALPVPYVGGQVARGGQVGLLGNRDYMETPYSLTSYTEKTIRDQQATSVAEVLTNSDPSVRAAIGSSNRYDALTIRGFRVENSEIALNGLYGLVPAYRINPAPIERIELLKGPGAFLNGMAPSGSIGGSVNVVTKRANEDLTRLTAGYISNARFGTEVDVARRYGEQREWGVRFNGGIDGGNTTIDRQSVRDGVGSLGVDYRGERFRWSADVIYQDDWMKAAARGYTPVTGIAVPNAPDPRINLAQPFDYARAKSLTGLTRAEYDVSNNVTVFGAIGANQFTFDKQEAPGATILNTAGDALSTSRFQTGKNDGVSGEAGVRARFDTGPVGHEVVVSGSAMNRTDWLGQTNYGNYLTNIYTPTLLASPDTPVSSFPEGKSDFLGLRSVGVADTLSMMNGMLQVIVGARQQQVIANSYAPVSGLETTHYDQSATSPSVALVVRPIKELSFYANYIEGLTPGPTPPSGAANTNAVFAPFKTKQYEVGTKLDLGGFGASLAAFQISLPSGATDPVTRIFSLDGEQRNRGIEFNTFGEVGPGIRVLGGVTYLDARLTKTEGHLHDGNRAIGAPEWQSKLGVEWDTPFLPGLTTTARTIYTSQAYVSADNIQSVPAWMTFDIGARYATQLAGRPTTFRASLTNLFDKRYWIGNPTGYVISGMPRTLWLSMTVDF; this is translated from the coding sequence ATGAGCGCGCCGGCCACGCTTGGAGCAAGACAGGCAGCGTTGCCGGTGCCGTACGTTGGAGGGCAAGTCGCGCGGGGCGGACAGGTCGGCCTGCTCGGCAACAGGGATTATATGGAAACGCCATATAGCCTCACGAGCTACACTGAAAAGACCATCCGCGATCAGCAGGCGACCAGCGTCGCCGAGGTCCTGACCAATTCCGATCCGTCGGTACGGGCGGCGATCGGCAGCAGCAATCGCTATGACGCGCTGACCATTCGCGGCTTCCGGGTCGAGAACAGCGAGATCGCGCTGAATGGGCTGTACGGCCTCGTGCCGGCTTACCGGATCAACCCTGCGCCGATCGAGCGCATCGAGCTGCTCAAGGGACCCGGGGCGTTCCTCAATGGCATGGCTCCGTCCGGCAGCATCGGCGGCAGCGTCAATGTCGTGACCAAACGGGCAAACGAGGACCTGACGCGTCTGACTGCCGGCTACATCTCGAATGCGCGGTTTGGCACGGAAGTCGACGTGGCGCGCCGTTACGGCGAACAGCGCGAATGGGGCGTTCGTTTCAACGGCGGGATCGATGGCGGCAATACGACGATCGACCGTCAGTCGGTACGCGACGGAGTCGGTTCGCTTGGCGTTGACTATCGGGGCGAGCGCTTCAGGTGGTCCGCCGATGTCATCTATCAGGACGACTGGATGAAAGCGGCAGCTCGCGGCTACACGCCCGTCACTGGCATCGCGGTGCCGAACGCTCCGGACCCCCGCATCAACCTCGCCCAGCCGTTCGACTATGCCCGCGCGAAGAGCCTCACCGGGCTTACGCGCGCCGAATATGATGTGTCGAATAATGTCACCGTGTTCGGCGCAATCGGCGCCAACCAATTCACCTTCGACAAGCAGGAAGCCCCCGGCGCCACCATTCTAAACACAGCAGGCGATGCCCTCTCGACCTCTCGCTTCCAGACCGGCAAAAACGACGGCGTATCGGGCGAAGCCGGCGTGCGGGCGCGTTTCGACACAGGTCCGGTCGGTCATGAGGTCGTTGTCAGCGGCAGCGCCATGAACCGCACTGACTGGCTCGGTCAGACCAATTACGGAAACTATCTTACCAACATCTACACGCCGACCCTGCTGGCGAGTCCGGACACCCCGGTGTCTTCATTCCCTGAGGGGAAGTCGGATTTCCTCGGTCTGAGAAGTGTCGGCGTTGCCGATACGCTCTCGATGATGAACGGGATGCTTCAGGTGATCGTCGGAGCGCGACAGCAGCAGGTTATCGCGAACAGCTATGCCCCCGTGAGCGGCCTGGAAACGACCCACTACGATCAGAGCGCCACGTCGCCTTCCGTGGCGCTGGTGGTTCGGCCGATCAAGGAGCTGTCCTTCTACGCCAACTACATCGAAGGCCTCACGCCTGGACCAACGCCGCCGTCCGGCGCCGCCAACACCAATGCGGTGTTCGCGCCCTTCAAGACAAAGCAGTATGAAGTCGGAACCAAGCTCGATCTCGGAGGTTTCGGCGCGAGCCTCGCGGCATTCCAGATCAGCCTGCCGAGCGGCGCGACCGATCCGGTTACCAGGATCTTCAGTCTCGATGGTGAGCAAAGGAACCGGGGCATCGAGTTCAATACGTTCGGTGAAGTCGGGCCCGGGATCCGCGTCCTGGGAGGGGTGACTTACCTCGACGCGCGGCTGACAAAGACTGAAGGGCACCTCCATGATGGCAACCGTGCCATCGGCGCTCCGGAATGGCAGAGCAAGCTCGGTGTCGAGTGGGACACTCCGTTCCTGCCCGGGCTGACCACGACGGCGCGTACCATCTACACCAGCCAGGCCTATGTCAGCGCTGACAACATCCAAAGTGTTCCGGCCTGGATGACGTTCGACATTGGTGCACGTTACGCGACCCAGCTGGCGGGACGACCCACCACGTTCCGTGCTTCTCTCACCAACCTCTTCGACAAACGCTATTGGATCGGCAATCCGACCGGTTATGTGATCAGCGGCATGCCGCGTACGTTGTGGTTATCAATGACGGTTGACTTCTGA